One Aureibacillus halotolerans genomic region harbors:
- a CDS encoding DMT family transporter produces MKASWHVYIIVLAATLFWGFNVPVLKIVVSSFAPLPINALRIFVAGLMLLALCFFSGQLRRLKKSEVLSIVGAGVVGIMGHHFFLALGLASTTGMNSGLILGLVPLATALSAALLLRQTFNFIRIFGVLLGFFGVTAVILFGNGHFTGLVQGDIYILFAVFAQAVGFIFVFKASKTVAPLLLTAYSILIGSLALLLIAFVTEPSGFATMTTGTPVEWACFFLSSIFATALGQYMYNQAIPKLGAAETAIFTNFTPFFALIGSWLILDEAVSWRHWIGFVAIVIGVFLGSGAYEQWRKTKRSKGMDKRVAS; encoded by the coding sequence GTGAAAGCATCTTGGCATGTCTACATCATTGTATTGGCGGCAACGTTATTTTGGGGCTTTAATGTCCCTGTGCTAAAAATCGTTGTCAGCTCGTTCGCCCCTTTGCCCATTAACGCACTCAGAATATTTGTAGCAGGGCTTATGCTCCTTGCGCTCTGTTTTTTTAGTGGGCAGCTGAGGCGCTTAAAGAAAAGTGAAGTGTTGTCTATTGTTGGAGCAGGTGTTGTCGGGATTATGGGTCACCACTTTTTTCTTGCTCTCGGATTGGCAAGCACAACAGGCATGAATAGTGGTCTGATTTTAGGACTTGTCCCTTTAGCAACGGCGTTAAGTGCGGCATTACTCTTGCGACAGACCTTCAATTTCATTCGTATTTTCGGAGTGTTGCTCGGTTTTTTCGGTGTCACAGCTGTGATTTTGTTTGGCAATGGTCATTTTACAGGACTCGTTCAAGGCGATATCTATATCCTGTTTGCGGTATTTGCGCAAGCCGTTGGTTTTATTTTCGTTTTTAAGGCTAGCAAGACGGTAGCGCCGCTCCTGCTTACAGCGTATTCCATTCTCATTGGTTCATTGGCGTTGCTATTGATTGCATTTGTAACCGAGCCGAGTGGATTTGCGACAATGACAACGGGAACGCCTGTCGAATGGGCGTGTTTTTTCTTGTCATCCATCTTTGCAACCGCACTAGGGCAATACATGTACAATCAGGCGATCCCGAAACTTGGCGCAGCGGAGACAGCGATTTTTACAAATTTCACACCATTTTTCGCACTGATCGGCTCCTGGCTGATTTTAGACGAGGCTGTCTCTTGGCGTCATTGGATTGGGTTCGTGGCGATAGTTATAGGCGTGTTTTTAGGTTCAGGCGCGTATGAGCAATGGAGAAAGACGAAGCGAAGCAAAGGAATGGACAAACGTGTAGCTTCATAA
- a CDS encoding MBL fold metallo-hydrolase: MKVTVLGKWGAYPEADGATAGYLYEQDGFHLLVDCGSGVLAQLQKYINVNDLDAVVLSHTHQDHMADIGPLHYASLIQHSLGHRDTVLPVYTAPVDVEKISSIADTPWMDVIEYNPQSELNVGPFTMLFSETEHPVPCQAIRLSAGGTNVGYTADTSWLDKWPTFFKGVDLLIAECSFYDGQDSKVAGHLTSTECGQLARECEAGELILTHLPHFGEHDTLLEEAKAQFDGRVLLAQTGQVWEK; the protein is encoded by the coding sequence GTGAAGGTAACGGTATTAGGAAAATGGGGCGCTTACCCAGAAGCAGATGGGGCAACAGCAGGTTATTTATACGAGCAAGATGGCTTTCATTTACTTGTGGATTGTGGCAGTGGTGTGCTCGCTCAGTTGCAAAAGTACATTAATGTAAACGACCTTGACGCAGTCGTTTTATCCCATACGCATCAGGATCATATGGCGGATATTGGCCCGTTGCATTACGCTAGCTTAATTCAACATAGTTTGGGGCATCGTGATACGGTGCTTCCAGTGTACACAGCACCAGTGGACGTTGAGAAAATTTCCAGCATTGCGGACACACCGTGGATGGATGTCATTGAATACAATCCTCAGAGTGAGCTCAACGTAGGTCCGTTTACAATGCTGTTTTCAGAAACTGAACACCCTGTTCCTTGTCAAGCAATACGACTCTCGGCTGGTGGCACAAACGTCGGTTACACAGCAGATACGTCTTGGCTAGACAAATGGCCGACATTCTTTAAAGGCGTAGATTTGCTCATTGCAGAGTGCAGCTTTTATGACGGACAAGACAGCAAAGTGGCTGGGCATTTAACAAGCACCGAATGTGGACAACTCGCCCGTGAGTGTGAGGCAGGGGAACTTATCCTAACCCACCTGCCTCATTTCGGGGAGCACGATACGTTGCTTGAAGAAGCGAAGGCACAGTTTGATGGACGTGTCCTACTTGCACAAACGGGCCAAGTGTGGGAGAAGTAG
- a CDS encoding anti-sigma factor: protein MKDEWLKKMQAYERGELSPEEEKAFEDELEKLEAYQSHIENQTPEERKTRSNSSEAKLSKSVRKGKWRALLSNAFSAFALFMLITMVSAILTSIYYGAFSKEVQRDVTRSVFATQYPNIRMNSSGFSSGFYFNATLDGQLVKSFGSYEEDVGTFHIKNILDLWGIGSLDFYGTEHAPINTFFDPSVSNVESDWGTLERLPEGTLSEVYVTLAAPKSLDEVFQHLEPLETIYPQWYAVDVGETDEFSRSEPIGFPDDPFILDYLPAPESETMTEEKTGWFSSTGSSSSSRGIEVYGDEEVRIDIFKEMLRVVANNQRLVKNLTNHFAVSSEDALAYVNENGVQIYGLVLTGPTKELLKLQEETWVKHLRVNDSILWK, encoded by the coding sequence ATGAAGGATGAATGGTTAAAAAAGATGCAGGCTTATGAACGGGGCGAGTTATCTCCTGAGGAAGAAAAAGCCTTTGAAGACGAATTAGAAAAGCTAGAGGCGTATCAATCTCACATTGAAAATCAAACGCCAGAGGAACGCAAAACACGATCAAACTCATCGGAGGCCAAGTTAAGCAAGTCGGTTCGTAAAGGGAAATGGCGTGCTTTACTTTCAAATGCTTTTTCAGCGTTTGCTCTGTTCATGCTGATCACTATGGTGTCTGCGATTCTCACATCCATCTATTATGGTGCCTTTTCCAAGGAAGTCCAAAGAGATGTAACAAGATCCGTTTTTGCAACACAATACCCGAACATACGAATGAATAGTTCAGGCTTTTCATCAGGATTTTATTTCAATGCAACGTTAGACGGCCAGCTCGTTAAATCATTTGGCAGCTATGAAGAAGATGTCGGTACCTTTCATATTAAAAACATACTTGATTTATGGGGCATTGGTTCACTGGATTTTTATGGAACAGAGCATGCGCCTATTAATACATTTTTTGACCCATCAGTGTCTAATGTCGAATCAGACTGGGGTACACTTGAGCGTTTGCCAGAAGGTACTTTGTCTGAGGTTTATGTGACGTTGGCAGCACCAAAGTCACTGGACGAGGTCTTTCAACACTTAGAGCCCTTGGAGACCATCTATCCACAATGGTATGCCGTCGATGTTGGTGAGACCGATGAATTTTCTCGCAGTGAACCCATTGGATTTCCAGATGACCCATTTATTTTAGATTATTTACCTGCCCCTGAAAGTGAGACGATGACAGAAGAAAAAACAGGGTGGTTTTCGAGTACTGGTTCTTCGAGCTCATCAAGAGGCATTGAAGTCTACGGAGACGAAGAGGTCCGCATTGACATCTTTAAGGAAATGCTGCGCGTTGTCGCAAACAACCAACGACTTGTGAAAAACCTAACGAATCATTTCGCCGTCTCATCAGAGGATGCCCTCGCCTACGTGAATGAAAACGGCGTTCAGATTTATGGTCTTGTGCTCACTGGACCAACAAAGGAACTCCTAAAGCTTCAGGAAGAGACGTGGGTCAAACATTTGCGTGTAAACGATTCTATCTTGTGGAAATAA
- a CDS encoding sigma-70 family RNA polymerase sigma factor — translation MEKQTTEDIFTYYAQDVYHYLLVLTRNHHQAEDILQETFLRAYLHLPSYRGERVKAWLLTVAYRAFIDMQRKESRVQHLHDETMLPSGARSVEEKILHNETIQELRQEIQQLPHQQRHAVLLVDFQELSYMEATAILDMSLPLFKTALFRGRQKLRKWRAKHEG, via the coding sequence ATGGAAAAACAGACAACAGAAGACATTTTTACATATTACGCCCAGGATGTGTATCACTATTTGCTCGTTTTGACGAGAAACCATCACCAAGCAGAGGATATTCTCCAAGAAACTTTCCTTCGTGCATATCTCCATCTTCCTTCTTATCGAGGTGAAAGGGTTAAAGCTTGGTTGCTCACTGTTGCCTACAGGGCATTTATTGATATGCAACGAAAAGAATCACGCGTTCAACACTTACATGATGAAACAATGCTCCCTTCTGGTGCAAGAAGTGTGGAGGAAAAAATCTTGCACAACGAAACGATTCAAGAGCTGAGGCAGGAAATTCAACAGCTGCCCCACCAGCAAAGACACGCGGTGCTGCTTGTTGACTTTCAAGAGCTTTCTTATATGGAAGCCACAGCAATTCTTGACATGTCCCTACCTCTATTTAAAACAGCATTGTTTCGGGGCAGGCAAAAACTAAGGAAATGGAGAGCTAAGCATGAAGGATGA
- a CDS encoding cold-shock protein, translating into MVEGTVKWFNAEKGFGFIEVEGQDDVFVHYSAITGEGFKTLEEGQSVAFEIVEGERGKQAANVEKN; encoded by the coding sequence ATGGTAGAAGGTACAGTAAAATGGTTTAACGCAGAAAAAGGCTTTGGCTTCATCGAAGTTGAAGGTCAAGACGACGTATTTGTTCATTATTCTGCAATCACAGGCGAAGGCTTCAAAACGTTGGAAGAAGGACAATCTGTTGCTTTTGAAATCGTTGAAGGCGAACGCGGCAAACAAGCTGCAAACGTTGAAAAGAACTAA
- a CDS encoding permease — translation MFAGHFGIAAAAKAKAPMLPLWVLLVATQLIDIIFFLFYALGLEWMETTGYGGATIHAFYSHSLIVALLVSWIAVLIGSKKWGRGNGWVLGAVVFSHWLLDLLVHRPDLPLLPGNIGNMPLLGFGLWNMPVISLCVEALLLLGGWFLYTRYVWRDDSRSTRLKRVMKSTCMGIFFVCMLLMDTL, via the coding sequence ATGTTTGCTGGACATTTTGGGATCGCTGCTGCTGCTAAAGCAAAAGCGCCGATGCTCCCTCTTTGGGTACTATTGGTTGCTACACAACTTATTGATATTATCTTTTTTCTTTTCTATGCTCTAGGTCTAGAATGGATGGAGACTACTGGATACGGTGGTGCGACCATTCATGCGTTCTATTCTCACTCGTTGATAGTGGCGCTTTTAGTTTCGTGGATTGCCGTGTTGATTGGGTCTAAAAAATGGGGAAGGGGAAATGGCTGGGTGCTAGGGGCGGTTGTATTTAGCCACTGGCTTTTAGATCTGCTAGTTCATCGACCTGATTTACCTCTGTTGCCTGGAAACATTGGGAATATGCCTTTGCTCGGATTTGGCCTCTGGAACATGCCAGTGATTAGCCTATGTGTGGAGGCACTTTTACTTTTAGGCGGTTGGTTCCTATATACACGTTACGTTTGGCGGGATGACAGTCGTTCAACACGTTTAAAGAGAGTGATGAAATCGACATGTATGGGTATATTCTTCGTGTGTATGTTGTTGATGGATACACTGTAG
- a CDS encoding GTP-binding protein, whose protein sequence is MTIPVTVLSGYLGAGKTTVLNTILSQRHGKKLAVIVNDMSEVNVDAGLVEKGGFSRTEEKLVELSNGCICCTLREDLLIEVERIAKAGGIEGIVIESSGISEPIPVAQTFSYIDEETGIDLTTFCHLDTMVTVVDAFRFWNDFQSGESLLDRKQQVGEGDEREISDLLIDQIEFCDVMIVNKADLVSKKQLGSLIGVLQRLQPEAKVIVTSHGKVNIDHIIGTKLFDFEKASSAAGWLQELNDGHANHTPETEEYGISSFVYERRHPFHTGRLHNFLDNHFPETIVRSKGIVWCATHNNIAMLLSQAGQSTTMEPISYWVGSLPKKEQMQLLEENPEMKADWDETHGDRHTKLVLIGINYDKEAVINALDECLLTVEEYAGEWSVLENPFPILEEVHQHG, encoded by the coding sequence ATGACCATTCCAGTAACTGTATTAAGTGGCTATTTAGGAGCAGGCAAAACGACGGTGTTAAATACTATTTTATCACAGCGCCATGGGAAGAAATTAGCTGTGATCGTGAACGATATGAGTGAAGTAAACGTCGATGCCGGACTTGTTGAAAAAGGTGGCTTCTCACGTACAGAAGAAAAGCTAGTGGAGTTATCCAATGGTTGCATCTGTTGTACGCTAAGGGAAGATTTGTTAATCGAAGTGGAACGGATTGCGAAGGCTGGTGGCATTGAGGGCATTGTCATTGAATCATCGGGGATTTCAGAGCCCATTCCTGTCGCACAAACATTTTCCTATATTGACGAAGAAACGGGAATTGATTTAACGACATTTTGTCATTTGGATACGATGGTCACGGTCGTTGATGCCTTCCGTTTTTGGAACGATTTCCAATCAGGTGAATCCTTGCTTGATCGGAAACAGCAAGTGGGTGAAGGCGACGAGCGTGAAATCAGCGATCTTCTCATTGATCAAATTGAATTTTGCGATGTGATGATTGTCAATAAAGCAGATCTCGTGAGCAAAAAACAACTCGGCTCTTTGATTGGAGTCTTGCAAAGGCTCCAGCCAGAAGCCAAAGTCATTGTCACCTCTCATGGAAAGGTGAATATCGATCACATCATCGGTACAAAACTTTTTGATTTTGAGAAAGCAAGCAGCGCAGCAGGATGGCTTCAGGAGCTCAATGATGGACATGCCAATCATACCCCTGAAACAGAGGAGTATGGGATCTCTTCTTTTGTTTACGAAAGGCGACATCCCTTTCATACAGGACGCTTGCACAATTTTTTAGACAATCATTTCCCTGAGACAATTGTTCGCTCAAAAGGCATTGTTTGGTGTGCCACGCACAACAACATCGCGATGCTTCTTTCACAAGCTGGTCAATCGACCACGATGGAGCCGATATCGTATTGGGTTGGTTCGCTTCCAAAAAAAGAGCAAATGCAACTCTTAGAAGAAAACCCAGAGATGAAAGCAGACTGGGATGAAACGCATGGTGATCGTCACACGAAGCTCGTGCTCATCGGGATCAACTACGACAAAGAAGCGGTAATCAATGCGCTTGATGAATGCTTGCTGACAGTCGAAGAGTATGCTGGTGAATGGTCAGTATTAGAAAATCCATTTCCAATTCTTGAGGAGGTTCATCAACATGGCTAA
- the rpsN gene encoding 30S ribosomal protein S14 — MAKKSKIVKQQKRAELVAKYADIRKELIEKGDYEALRNLPRDSSPTRSNNRCPLTGRPRGYMRKFNMSRIRFRELAHKGQLPGVKKASW; from the coding sequence ATGGCTAAAAAATCAAAAATCGTTAAGCAACAAAAGCGAGCAGAACTGGTTGCGAAGTATGCAGATATTAGAAAGGAATTGATAGAAAAAGGAGACTATGAAGCTCTTCGAAATTTGCCGCGTGATTCATCACCTACGCGATCAAATAATCGTTGCCCGTTAACAGGCCGCCCCCGTGGATACATGCGAAAGTTTAATATGAGCCGTATCCGCTTTCGTGAGCTAGCTCATAAAGGACAGCTTCCTGGGGTGAAGAAAGCAAGCTGGTAG
- a CDS encoding substrate-binding domain-containing protein codes for MNQKSRKPLYLQIQHYYKNEIALENVKEHEMIPPEREIMEHFNVSRITVANALAGLAKDGWIYRVPGKGSFVQEGAKQLADSDDVVSQSEQKQATEPILFSEPSKPRQLVGLVIPTIRDYFALRLVNGISEMIEEGGFNLVIMMTNNSKDKEREAIREFVRLQVAGLLIFPVDAETYNDDILELKMQSFPFVLIDRYLPGVETNYVVSDNIYAAQIAVSHLWDLRHQQIAICSDSALPTISVEERVKGYMDALKEKGALINPSFLLTDLTVDYAADIKASPLYSIIEQRQASAYITLNARLGVHIVRVANDLGLRVPEDISVLTFDDPSAGGSENSMYTHISQSERLMGKQAAQILLDIMTKPHKAHAGYQMKRLQPELVVRQSTSAYNSF; via the coding sequence ATGAACCAAAAGTCGAGGAAACCGCTGTATCTACAAATTCAACATTATTATAAAAACGAAATTGCATTAGAGAATGTGAAGGAACATGAAATGATTCCACCAGAAAGAGAAATAATGGAGCATTTTAATGTCAGTCGGATAACGGTTGCAAATGCATTGGCTGGTCTTGCGAAAGATGGTTGGATTTATCGTGTGCCTGGAAAGGGGAGTTTTGTGCAAGAAGGGGCAAAGCAGCTTGCGGATTCGGATGATGTTGTTTCTCAGTCAGAACAAAAACAAGCAACGGAGCCAATCCTTTTCTCAGAGCCATCGAAACCTCGCCAATTGGTAGGACTCGTTATCCCTACGATTAGAGATTACTTTGCCCTACGGCTCGTTAATGGCATCTCAGAGATGATTGAAGAAGGCGGGTTTAATCTTGTCATTATGATGACGAATAACTCAAAGGATAAAGAGCGAGAGGCGATACGGGAGTTCGTCCGTTTGCAGGTCGCAGGACTGCTTATTTTTCCGGTTGATGCAGAAACGTATAATGACGACATTTTAGAGTTGAAAATGCAATCATTCCCGTTTGTACTGATTGATCGGTACTTGCCAGGTGTAGAAACAAACTACGTTGTTTCTGACAACATCTATGCTGCTCAAATCGCTGTATCGCATCTTTGGGATTTAAGGCATCAACAGATTGCCATCTGCTCTGATTCGGCGTTGCCGACAATCTCCGTGGAGGAGAGAGTAAAAGGGTATATGGACGCACTCAAAGAGAAAGGCGCTTTAATCAACCCAAGCTTTTTATTAACGGACTTAACTGTGGACTATGCCGCAGACATCAAAGCTTCACCACTGTATTCCATTATAGAACAACGCCAAGCGTCTGCTTATATCACGTTAAACGCTAGACTAGGCGTTCATATTGTTAGAGTGGCAAACGATCTTGGCTTAAGGGTGCCTGAGGATATATCTGTGTTGACCTTTGATGATCCTTCGGCAGGGGGAAGTGAAAACAGCATGTACACTCACATTTCGCAATCAGAAAGGTTGATGGGGAAACAGGCTGCCCAGATCTTACTGGATATTATGACGAAACCGCATAAAGCACACGCTGGCTATCAAATGAAGAGACTGCAACCTGAGCTAGTAGTCAGACAGAGTACTTCAGCATACAACTCATTCTAG
- a CDS encoding GxGYxYP domain-containing protein: protein MGRKLLVLLTTIVVVLSCSSLSVQATANVKWPKHQALPTLKEGKHLDVIDLTASTGDEKLLFTTLQGNVNREKTRIYIIEEEYEEGKTTWLDDLGTPYTMIEDKWTLFKKYKDDIAGLIIYDPAVRDSINVATTLAGLEDAVVVDPVLAEKLSESPYNFKVIKDLRGQFEDRLDAYQWQYEQLWPKASQRMLVGLSPTSSIDVPDGNWDDFEIILQEEDPVRDSSNQDTYELDVSRFVGDDGLFLRFQDAFPSEGWGPAVHQVEVKADGEVIASFVPGTPEEEAFLYDRNQSNADDRFGGHRWADAGAYFVYQFPVPPDADEVIVSAEMWNQFKVSASNSKPVSSEGQEPYGYLRDYAVANRAMVFWLDSNIEEEKALFEAILSDVQPNTPYLGWFGNDVAGEFSSTELVSRYGVYVVPADWFSNMTVFSAAKSKVKKQKSLKAPALENKIYLTFTLGEGDNLQYNQHRLRVLWDDPNRGSVPINWSISPLLVDAAPSMLRFYQDTATKNDLLIAGPSGAGYIYPTPWPDETFPTYAKQTAKYMKKTGLDIIYALNRVNEENVPLSEAEAQDYIDYIQPRGLFLSWEGRADTSVLNEKLPQSILYGASSVDLTQEAIEKATADWDESSPLFISMGMLSWSITPSDIQEIVDSLGAEYEVVRGDQYFDLIREHEGLPRYK from the coding sequence ATGGGGCGAAAACTTTTAGTCTTGTTAACTACCATTGTGGTTGTACTCTCATGTAGTTCGTTGTCAGTTCAGGCAACGGCGAATGTAAAATGGCCAAAGCATCAAGCATTGCCGACATTGAAGGAAGGCAAGCATCTAGATGTGATTGATCTGACCGCGTCAACAGGGGACGAAAAGTTACTGTTTACCACTCTCCAAGGCAATGTAAATAGAGAAAAAACAAGAATTTATATCATTGAGGAAGAGTATGAGGAGGGCAAAACGACTTGGTTAGACGATCTTGGCACGCCATATACGATGATTGAAGACAAATGGACGCTCTTTAAAAAATACAAGGATGACATTGCAGGACTAATCATTTACGATCCAGCGGTTAGGGATTCAATAAATGTAGCTACAACACTTGCTGGTTTAGAGGATGCAGTTGTCGTTGATCCGGTCCTTGCAGAAAAATTAAGTGAAAGCCCTTACAATTTTAAGGTTATAAAGGATTTAAGAGGACAATTTGAGGATCGACTCGATGCCTATCAATGGCAATACGAACAGCTTTGGCCAAAGGCTTCTCAACGGATGCTTGTTGGCTTAAGTCCAACCTCAAGCATAGACGTTCCTGATGGCAATTGGGATGATTTCGAGATTATTCTACAAGAAGAGGACCCTGTCAGAGACAGCTCTAACCAAGATACATATGAGCTGGATGTGAGTCGTTTTGTAGGAGACGATGGGTTGTTCCTAAGATTTCAGGATGCGTTTCCTTCAGAAGGATGGGGACCTGCCGTTCATCAGGTTGAAGTAAAGGCAGACGGTGAAGTGATCGCTTCTTTCGTGCCTGGGACACCTGAAGAAGAGGCCTTCTTATACGACCGTAATCAATCAAATGCAGATGATCGTTTCGGAGGGCATCGTTGGGCGGACGCTGGCGCTTATTTCGTCTATCAATTTCCTGTTCCTCCAGATGCGGATGAAGTCATCGTATCTGCTGAAATGTGGAACCAATTTAAAGTCTCTGCTTCCAACAGCAAGCCAGTCTCCTCTGAAGGGCAAGAGCCTTACGGTTATTTACGTGATTATGCAGTGGCCAATCGAGCAATGGTGTTTTGGCTTGATTCCAACATAGAAGAGGAAAAAGCATTGTTCGAGGCTATCTTGTCTGATGTTCAACCAAACACTCCTTATTTAGGCTGGTTTGGCAATGATGTCGCAGGTGAGTTTAGTTCAACAGAGCTTGTCTCAAGGTATGGTGTGTATGTCGTACCAGCTGACTGGTTCTCCAATATGACCGTTTTCTCAGCTGCAAAAAGCAAAGTGAAAAAACAAAAGTCACTTAAAGCGCCTGCGCTTGAAAACAAAATCTACTTAACATTTACGCTTGGTGAAGGAGATAATCTGCAATACAACCAACACCGATTGAGAGTGTTATGGGATGATCCAAACCGAGGAAGTGTGCCAATCAATTGGTCGATTTCACCTTTGCTGGTTGATGCGGCCCCATCAATGCTGCGTTTTTATCAAGATACAGCAACGAAAAATGACCTTTTGATTGCCGGGCCATCTGGTGCAGGCTACATCTATCCCACGCCTTGGCCAGATGAAACATTTCCTACTTATGCGAAGCAAACAGCTAAGTATATGAAAAAAACAGGGTTGGATATCATCTATGCACTTAATCGTGTCAATGAGGAAAATGTGCCGCTTTCTGAAGCAGAAGCACAGGATTATATCGATTATATTCAACCAAGGGGATTGTTCCTAAGCTGGGAAGGGCGTGCCGATACATCTGTATTGAATGAGAAACTTCCACAATCGATTTTGTATGGGGCTAGTAGTGTCGATCTTACGCAAGAAGCCATTGAAAAAGCAACGGCAGATTGGGATGAATCATCACCTCTTTTTATCTCAATGGGAATGTTGTCATGGTCCATTACCCCATCAGACATACAAGAGATTGTGGACTCTTTAGGCGCAGAGTATGAGGTGGTTCGTGGCGACCAATATTTCGATTTGATCAGAGAACATGAAGGGTTGCCAAGATATAAGTAA
- a CDS encoding ABC transporter permease produces MRNNAKATTTPQPLPHVLVKKKSLRKRIWQHRVFYLFLLPGVLWFLIFSYVPMYGITIAFKEFNFADGIMGSPWVGLKYFEQFFTYYQSGQIIRNTLIISAMKLFIGFPMPIILALLLNEVRFTGFKRTIQTISYLPHFISWVVVVTLMQRLLTPYGGPVNEVIATLGFEKITFLGNIDYFYQMIIMSDIWKGIGWGAIIYLAAIAGVDQQQYEAAKIDGAGRFRQIWHVTLPSIRGVMVIMFILACGNIMSVGYEQLLLLNTPATASIGTVLDVYTIKAGLEEGRFSYATAVGLFQATIGLILIVTANQISRKVNDTSLW; encoded by the coding sequence ATGAGAAATAATGCGAAAGCGACAACAACACCGCAGCCTCTTCCACACGTGTTAGTGAAGAAGAAATCGCTAAGAAAACGAATCTGGCAACATAGGGTGTTTTATCTTTTTCTTCTTCCGGGCGTTTTATGGTTTTTGATTTTTTCTTATGTCCCAATGTATGGCATTACGATCGCATTCAAAGAGTTCAATTTTGCGGATGGAATTATGGGAAGTCCTTGGGTAGGGCTAAAATACTTTGAGCAATTTTTTACGTACTATCAATCTGGTCAAATCATCCGCAATACGCTGATTATAAGTGCAATGAAGCTATTCATAGGATTCCCCATGCCAATTATTCTCGCCCTTCTATTAAATGAAGTGCGATTCACAGGTTTTAAACGAACGATCCAAACGATTTCTTATTTGCCTCATTTCATTTCCTGGGTTGTTGTCGTAACGTTGATGCAAAGACTTCTAACGCCTTATGGAGGTCCTGTCAATGAAGTGATTGCAACACTAGGCTTTGAGAAAATTACTTTTTTGGGCAATATTGATTACTTCTATCAAATGATTATTATGTCAGACATTTGGAAAGGGATTGGCTGGGGAGCCATCATTTATCTCGCAGCGATTGCCGGGGTGGATCAGCAGCAATATGAAGCAGCGAAAATAGATGGAGCAGGTCGGTTTAGACAAATATGGCATGTGACGTTGCCTTCCATTCGTGGTGTCATGGTCATCATGTTTATCCTCGCATGTGGAAACATCATGTCCGTTGGGTATGAGCAGCTATTGCTGTTAAACACGCCAGCCACAGCTTCCATTGGGACGGTATTAGACGTATATACCATCAAGGCGGGATTAGAAGAAGGGCGTTTTAGTTATGCAACAGCTGTCGGTCTTTTTCAGGCAACCATTGGTCTTATCCTGATCGTGACAGCAAACCAGATTAGTAGGAAAGTAAATGATACTTCCTTATGGTAG
- a CDS encoding carbohydrate ABC transporter permease produces the protein MRKKWSLFSVFNYLFLALFAFGTLYPFVYILAYSLSDGVEATKSTIYFWPKSFTLENYRQIFQDATFLAAYQITILRTIIGTILHVFLCALFAYALTKKSLPGRTFFSIFIFVPMLFSGGMIPTFILYRQLGLIDSFWVYVIPFLYNFFNIIIMRTFFQQLPDSLEESAKMDGCGDFRIFVRIILPLSVPVLATIGLFIGVFHWNDWFTGTYFVTNKDLLPVQTLLNELLTQSQALANAARNASQTGSSAGLQTTAATTPESLRMATLMVATVPILCVYPFLQKYFVKGVMIGSVKG, from the coding sequence ATGCGAAAAAAATGGTCCTTGTTCTCAGTGTTTAATTATCTTTTTTTAGCGCTATTCGCTTTTGGAACACTCTACCCTTTTGTTTATATTCTTGCCTATTCACTAAGTGATGGAGTTGAAGCGACAAAGAGCACGATATACTTTTGGCCAAAAAGCTTTACGCTCGAAAACTATAGACAAATTTTTCAAGATGCAACCTTTCTAGCAGCCTATCAAATTACCATTCTCAGAACGATTATTGGGACTATACTGCATGTCTTTTTGTGCGCATTATTTGCTTACGCGTTAACGAAAAAAAGCTTGCCTGGACGAACATTCTTTTCCATTTTCATTTTTGTGCCGATGCTTTTTAGCGGCGGCATGATTCCTACGTTTATTCTTTACCGACAGCTTGGTTTGATTGATTCTTTTTGGGTGTATGTTATACCGTTCCTTTATAATTTTTTTAATATTATTATAATGAGAACATTTTTTCAGCAACTCCCAGATTCATTGGAGGAATCAGCAAAGATGGACGGATGTGGTGACTTTCGAATTTTCGTGAGAATTATCTTGCCGTTATCTGTTCCAGTGCTTGCAACGATTGGATTGTTTATTGGTGTGTTCCATTGGAATGACTGGTTTACAGGCACATACTTTGTGACAAATAAAGACCTATTGCCCGTTCAGACATTATTGAATGAATTACTCACGCAATCACAGGCGTTAGCAAATGCAGCGAGAAATGCTTCACAGACAGGCTCTTCAGCAGGTCTGCAAACAACAGCTGCTACAACACCAGAATCTTTGCGAATGGCGACCTTAATGGTAGCGACAGTTCCTATTCTTTGTGTGTATCCATTTCTACAAAAGTATTTTGTGAAAGGAGTGATGATTGGGTCGGTCAAAGGGTAA